Genomic window (Diabrotica undecimpunctata isolate CICGRU chromosome 6, icDiaUnde3, whole genome shotgun sequence):
CATTTTTACGTCGTGgtttggaattattttttcttGACGTTTGATTTGCAAATTCGGCAGATATTATCAAAAGCAATATGGTAAAGGATACTGTCGTCATCTGCTGACTGACGACGTTTTTCTGTTGAAGTTGTTATCAGATTAACACTCTGATGGAAGTTAATCTCTATCGTGCGGCGGCTCCTGTTAAATGCGGTCGTCGACCTTCCATCTCCCCTAGCGTGCATCAATTCTTGAGGAACTTGTGGTGGGAATGGGCGTGTACGGAGCGCTGACGGAGCCGAGGTGATTCATATCGTTACAAGCGTCTTTAGGGCGTAAATGCTAGTTCTGGAATAATTGCACTATATATAGGCTTCGAATGCTTCCAAGCTCTGTTatagaaagaaaaattaaattagcaataaaaataaaattcatcaTAAGACTTATCAACAACATCATATTACTCATATGCACCTCTCGCATGGGGCACCTATACAACACAAATAAAAAGAAGATACAAGCAGTTCACAACAAATAATTAAGAGACGCCGCAAAGGTGCCAAATACGTTGGTGAACGCTACCTATTCAGAGAGTTAAAGCAAGTACTGGAAACGATAAAAGACAAAATATAGATTAAAATTCGTTAAGCTAAAAGATCACCCCAATCAGATTCTGCAAGAGATATTAGGGTACGATGTGATCCATTACAGAAGTCTAGGGATGGTGGTGGTTGGTAAAACATACTTTTCCGAACTTCAGACAGCTAAAAATAACTAAACTCTTCAGTAAAGTTTATTCCGAAATATAATATCATTAAATAAAGATAGATGTCCAGCTATAATAATCAGATGTTCAAGTTTGGAGGAAGGTAAATACCGAAAAGAGTATATGAGGTCATACAGAGAATATGGAGACAAAAGAAAATTGCAAAATGGAAAAAGAGTATCATGTGCCCAATCCACAAAAAGAGCAATAAACTCCTGTGTCAAAACTAGAGAGGAATCTCCTTGTTATGTTGTGAATATAAAATGTTCTTGTAGGGAAGATAATCAGAGAATATCGGGCAGGATTTAGACAAGGAAGATCAACCATCTACCAACTATTCATGGTTACGCAGATTTTAAGCAAAGTCTGGGAACATGACATAAATCTCTTTAATTAAAACTAACAGAAGTAGCTATGACTGTAAAAATTATAATATGACTATATCAACAGAGCACACTTATAAGAAAGTGCTAAGCGGCGAGTTAATTTGGGTTCAAGAGCGGACTGGGTAAACCTGAAAtagctttatttttaaaaactctagtacaaaactgcatggatcaaCGAAAGGATATATTCATCATattcctcgattatgaaaaagcgtttaACACTGTAAAATACGATGCAATGATAAAAATGTTACTCAACGCTAACACTGACGAAAAAGATATAGGAGTAATCCAGAATCTTTATTGGAATTAACCagtgaggctgaacaaatcaatgAACAAggtgaaatttgaaattttaagagagGTGCGACAGAGGTATATTTTGTCTTTTGTGCTGTTCAACCTTTATGTGAATAACGTTTTTGTAGAGGCACTTAAAGGCTCTGAGTGTGATACAAAGGTGAACGGGTACACGATTAATAACATTCTTTACGCCACAGACAACGAACATAATATGCAGTTgacgctaaataaaataaataccgtTGGAAAAATGTATGGCTTGAaaataaatgctggaaaaactaaatgcatggcaattAGAAAAAAAATGCACTTTTAAAAGTACagctgcaagtagataatgccaCCCTCAAGCAAGTGACaacatttaaatatttgggaatgATAGTAAAGGACCAATAgcatcctcaacaagaaataaaatgccgtaccgagtgagcaagacaagcttttattaaatttaaacctTTATTATGTTatcgcaatctttccttcaattttCACtaggtattcttcttctttaagttccatcttctatcgaaggttgaaaGTCATCATCGCTATGCTGacactgttgactgccgctctaaatagttctgcaccactgcatttaaaccattccctcaagttcttaacCCACAATATTCTTCGTTTTTCCACATTTTGCTTTcgtcgaattttgccttgcataataatctgtaataatgagtatctttgccctctcataacatggcctaagtacttaaattttcttcttttgatactcaatattatttcagcttcatttcctattcttctagtaacttttGCGGTTGTCATTCTTTAAGTCCATATTcgaaggattcttctgtaacaccaaaattcaaaggcggtcaACTTATTaagatgcacttgttttaatgttAATGCTTCAAAGCCATAAAGGAAAGTAGTAAATACGTAACACCAAAGTATTCTTAGGCGTATTCCTAACCTTATATTgcaacaacaaaaaaattttttgattttaacgaatgatgcacgtACTATTTGGAAACGTGTCGTAATTTCTTTgatttggtctacatttgatttTATCCATATTTCTATGTATTTGTAGGTATTCACATtctcaattacagtatcctcaATAGTCAATTGAATATTTGCAtttgctgatttagtcatgatcatgcgtttggttttttttaaaatttatttacttaGTCCGTATTTATGATAGCATTCATTAAGTcattgcattacgttctgtaaatcattgttattATTCGTCATTATTAGTGTATTgtctgcaaaacgcaagttattcgaaacttctccattgatagatataccttctattgaatctgaaAGCTCTTttttaaataccgcttcactgtagataTTAAAGAGTGGTGGTGACAGCACTCATCCCTGGCGGACTTTtttctgtattttgatatctcgggtgtTCTGGTTGTTAACTCTTACCTTGGAAGTTTGATTCTAATATACATTAGATATAGTTTTCATATCAcaactttcaatatttttgctttttgctttttgctttttaatatttctaccagctttttatgtttaaccttatcaaatgcccttttaaaatctacaaaaccTTCTGTTGTGATTCATATCCATACAACTCTGAGCCAgaacattcaagccgaacaaagcatctcttgtgctCATACCATTTTTAAAGCCAAATtttgtgtcactaatttcatattcaagagttttaacaattctgctgtgtattatttttaaaaatgttttaaggaTGTGATTTcataaagctattgttctgtgatctaaGCTAGATATTGAATTTGACTTTTTGGATATTGCcgcaaaggtcgattgcagccattttCTGGGGATTGTGGAAGTCTgatatattatattaaagagttcaaccattacataaATAATTACATCAATCTTCACTATAGCATAATTAAACGCTATGTATGATCCATATtattatacggcatggagacatagACCTtaatggacagatagggtgagaaacgaggaagtcttaagaagaGCAAGTAGTAAGAGATAATTACTTAACTTCATAAAGGTACGAATGATTATATATCTGTGCCATATGcttaaagaaaaaaatactcaATCCTTTAACTAATTATACAGGAAAGATTGAGGAAAGAGAGAAGTAAGTTGCAAAAAATGTCGTTGCTACGGAATATAAAGAACtagacaggcataaataacactagCGAGCTTTTGCAAggcgcaaaagacagacgtctggccttaagataatttaCCAACCCACTATAGGTGCTCAGCACTATAAGAAGAGGATTATCAATGTAAAGTTAATTTCATGCAATTGAATGAACatccaataaagtcgtcccagaaacaaattttaaaaatattgacaggataattttaaatttatcctTAAAAATGTATtctatatgtctgaattgtcaatataaatgaaacagataaaattaaattattagaagaattctTTGTATTGCCCAATAACAAAACAAAGTAAATTGATACATTTAGATCAATTTCCAAgatgaaacgtcaaaataaaaaatgtatttttatttgaaattgtgTTTAATTCCTATTTAAAACAGTaactataataataaaatattttgagacTCACCAGTAAAATGTCAGTTTTGGACACCAGGTAAATTTTGGGTACTTGGGCAAGGAAAGTGGAATATAATCATCTGGTTGTTACCCAGAATTCATAAGCGTAGAACTATTAGAATTTATTTAACATTCCAACAGCTTTCAAAGTATGGATGGGAAAAACCTGCCGagtttaaccgaaaaccggtttttttacttcgcaataaccggttttatcggttgtttttttgtcccggttataaccggttttttatttttaaagtcaaaaccggttattaggtttttacagtgattaggattaggttaggtattattttggatccaaatcataattattattctcaagtaattattccaaacaaaactacaattcaaagtttattttattttataaatacagaagcaaactgaaagtgtaAACTTGTAAtctattggattaaaaaaccgaaaaccggtttttgcaaaaaccggttttttggccggttataaccgccaggttaaccgtaagcaaaaaaaaccgctataaccgaaaaccggtgttttgtcaaaaatcgCCATCCCTATTTCAAAGTTCGCGTGTTATTATATCATCAATTTTATATGagttttgttcttattatttGTACTCTTGTACACAACTGCTAGGCTTATAACACATATTCTCATAGTACATCCACTGTTTGGATTTATTATTACTATCATTATATTACACTAAATTAGATCAATGTGTTGTTTTACAACTTTATTtatcttatattaattatatttcagCTAGCCGACGAGGGATGTGAAAAAAGAATAGGTACAATTTGTTATGAAGACAGTACCTATCCAACGGACGAAATTCCCATAGCTTATCAGAAGCTGGGTACAAAGTTAATTTCGGCATTCGGTCGTCATATACCCCAAGCTCGAGTAGTTGAAAAGGAAGTTTTCCAATCTTGCCAACTGTGTCAAACGGACAAAAATTTTAAGATTGTACCTCTCAGTATTATATCTAACAATAACGAAAGATTGTATGTTTGGTCTGCATCCAATTATCCAAAGCCAGTAATTGAAATAAGCACTTGCAGGTAACTAATTATAATTATGTTATTTAAATAGTTCCagaaataaattcaaattttaaattgCTGCTTTTACTTTTACGACTTAtgattaattaaatatataaaaaaataattatacaaaatagTATTCTGATTATTATCTAGAAATTTAGCTCATCGGTCTCCCTCTTAACAATTCTGGATTCGCTGCTAAGGTGGGATAAAATTACtcttgttattgttattatattgACAATAACCGCGAATATTGAGTGATTCACACAGATTGAATGAATGGAGTCGTGTGTAAATCTTTTCTTTGCTGAATTtagtataattattattgtttattgatTTCCTTATGCGTTACTACAAtaaatgtataaatttaattattgcaACGAAAAAATTGTATAGAGTCCAAAAGTTGTTTATTCTTTTCATTGAAAATAAAACAATGACATAAAGCAAAAatgcatatttatatatatatacatcgttttcgaacgtctttcgacgttgtccgatacctaaacaccatctcttcctatcttcgcagtcgtttgttgtcaaatttctttcgctcatggacttgtttacgccgtgttgccattctaatctgggtcttcctcttttccgtcgacctatcggttgccattctactacttttttggggagtcttatgcccataccaccttaattgtttcttctctatatcttgagttatatttccttctattcccacacgttgttttattacatcatttctgattcggtctcgtctggaaatacctaaataTCTTCTCATTGTATCCATCTCTAccgcttctattcgctttttgttcttttcactaattctccatgttttagcgccataaagaagagtagttttaatcatggtctcatatatattaaattttcttcctttcgttatctctttactccacagtataccattgagacatacatattttatactttaaaataaaatcttGAGTGATTCCGTACTCTAGTAAAGAAAATTTGTTACTATAAAACACAGGTTTGCtagataaaagaaataataataatttaaattgatCGTCCATTTAGTAAATTACTAAAACTTGTACTTTATTGGAATCGCTACGTGTAATAAAGACATTGTCATAGCGTAATAGAGTCGTTTTAGTCCACCGCATTGCAATAATACAATGGTTCAAAGAAGACAAGCATTATAAAAGAgcttcttttatatattttatatactaaaatagtatccgacagggcagaatggaagaacattgttaagcaggccaagactcacaaagggttgtagcgccattagaagaagaagaagaagagatatactaaaatagtatataaaatatactattttatagtatatatatacatgtatatatatatatatatatatatatatatatatataatatataatatatactatatTATAACAGCATCttcaataaatgtttattttttacctACATAACCCTGCAGGTGCCTCCTTAACCCTAAATATGAAAAACACCCTGATATGCAGGTCCTACAGTAAACTACTGAATTATTAAAATCACCTCCGCATTTTCACACAAAAAGAAATACAGAACTGCATATATATTTAATATGAATCCTCTTTTTCCCACAGTAGGCTTTGTGTATTGTACAGAGACAATATAAATAAGAGCAGATGCGTAAAtagagagaatatccaattttaAAAAGAAGATCAGAAGAAtgagagaaaaaatcgacattaataaactaaaacatcccgacattgcaaatgtatacagacagcaaacaGAATATCAAATAAGGACAAacaacttaaaagaagaagaagaagacattaaccaactatgggcaaataaaCAAGATTATGTGTTACAGAGATCAGTTGAactattgggcaaaaccaagtcataaAAAAGGAATCATTGATTTGATCATGAGTGcaaaatggccacaaatagaaagaacgcagcatatcaaaaaaccatcgatACAGATTGTacagaaaaaaagaagaatatagaggTCTTAAAAGAGCAAAAAGCGTATCCTTCGACGTAGGAAGAGGAAATACGAACAGAACAatctcaatgagatacaaagtttattcgataaaaatgaaacaaggAAATACTACAATTCCTTAAgtaatagccgtcgagaatttaaactacacagtgaagatccaacaagagaagaagtgtcaaatgccatcctaaaactcaaagacaataaagccccaggaatcgatgaaatctgttcggaaataaTACCACTAGATACTTTGGAAAtagtaccagaagagtggctaaagggaataatatgtccgttgcataaaaagggtgatcaactgaaatgtaagaactatagagaTATTACCCtattagcatctgcgtataaaatcttcggcaatgtattgtttgaaagacaaACATTTTACAAGGGCTATTGTTGGttaatatcaatgcggatttactgctggaaagtcaactacacatcaaattcaagcacataagCAAATtatagaaaagtcactagaatataacatagatacacaccatatCTTcttcgacttcaaagcagcctgtGACAGTGTttaaagaactgcattatattaTAATGCAATGATATACTTTGGAATCCCACCTAAGTTGGTTAAGTTGTCCAACTAAcgatgcaaaacgtaagctcatgcgttagaattgaaggagaaaactctacgttctttaacattaataatggtctaagacagggggatgCGCTTGCGTGTcttctctttaatattgccttggaaaagcaattagacaattaaatattagaataaatggaactatttttaatagatcggcGCGAATTCTCGGATgtgctgacgatatagttatagtgggcagaactatgagagacatggtgcagtgttttataagGCTTGCGGAcacggcaagtgaattaggacttgtggtaaacaaGGAAAAAATCCccccaaataaaataaataaaataaaaagttttataaaaaccccctaaaatatccaacagagaattcaaattaacaaccatacctttgagtaagtcaaagaatttacatatcttggatcgctagtaaacgcaataaacacgacaagcgacgatataaaaagacgcatagcaatagcaaacagaggAGTTCACGTTCTCCAGaaacatttgaaaaataaaaatataaaacatgcagtatagctcaatatatacaagaccttaataagatcGGTTTGGATATATGAGGCTGAAACGTGGacggaccttatctcaaaatgataaaagacttcttggtatttttgtgagaaaaattcttataaagatttttggggccgtaaatgaaaatgggctatggcatTAAAGATACAACTCcaaactatatcagttatacaccgatccagatgttgtaaaattcgttaaagtgcagagacttagatgagctggacacatgctaggatgtcagatcacgaatacacgaagagattattatatatttttaaaaccataGGGCACAaaaagcagaggacgaccacgaaggagatggattgatgatctggaagaagacctacagattctaagggtcagaagatggagggaagctGCCAGAAATCGACAGGaatggcgacttctttgtgagaaGGCCAAGATACACAACGGaatgtcgagccacttatgagaTGCGTAAATAATCATCAAATCTACGAATACAGTGGGACAATGACGAGACTAATCTCATCGTACTTGAGCGGCCGGATTTccgagttcggataggacaagtcctgtccGACCTTAGAACCTCGGAAGCTTGAATGCCACAGGAAGCGGTCCTGTCTCCACTACTGTACACAATATATACCGCCGATATTCCGAGAACACCTGGAACCCTACTTAGCttttatgcagacgatacagcaaTAGCGGCCAAACATAGAAA
Coding sequences:
- the LOC140443398 gene encoding uncharacterized protein codes for the protein MKAFVSVICFYAVLGLILADEGCEKRIGTICYEDSTYPTDEIPIAYQKLGTKLISAFGRHIPQARVVEKEVFQSCQLCQTDKNFKIVPLSIISNNNERLYVWSASNYPKPVIEISTCSPQAKCQIEDLQDDFGTICSQKTTKINLLVYNSTSKEFQGQIVPYPSSCECEVVNTSRDSEVSL